A stretch of the Muntiacus reevesi chromosome 8, mMunRee1.1, whole genome shotgun sequence genome encodes the following:
- the ZIC1 gene encoding zinc finger protein ZIC 1 — protein sequence MLLDAGPQYPAIGVTTFGASRHHSAGDVAERDVGLGINPFADGMGAFKLNPSSHELASAGQTAFTSQAPGYAAAAALGHHHHPGHVGSYSSAAFNSTRDFLFRNRGFGDAAAAASAQHSLFAASAGSFGGPHGHTDAAGHLLFPGLHEQAAGHASPNVVNGQMRLGFSGDMYPRPEQYGQVTSPRSEHYAAPQLHGYGPMNVNMAAHHGAGAFFRYMRQPIKQELICKWIEPEQLANPKKSCNKTFSTMHELVTHVTVEHVGGPEQSNHICFWEECPREGKPFKAKYKLVNHIRVHTGEKPFPCPFPGCGKVFARSENLKIHKRTHTGEKPFKCEFEGCDRRFANSSDRKKHMHVHTSDKPYLCKMCDKSYTHPSSLRKHMKVHESSSQGSQPSPAASSGYESSTPPTIVSPSTDNPTTSSLSPSSSAVHHTAAHGALSSNFNEWYV from the exons ATGCTCCTGGACGCCGGCCCCCAGTACCCCGCGATCGGCGTGACCACTTTTGGCGCGTCCCGCCACCACTCGGCGGGCGACGTGGCCGAGCGAGACGTGGGCCTGGGCATCAACCCGTTCGCCGACGGCATGGGTGCCTTCAAGCTCAACCCCAGCTCGCACGAGCTGGCCTCCGCGGGCCAGACAGCCTTCACCTCCCAGGCTCCCGGCTACGCGGCTGCGGCGGCCCTGGGACATCACCACCACCCGGGCCACGTCGGCTCCTATTCGAGCGCAGCCTTCAACTCCACGCGGGACTTTCTGTTCCGCAACCGGGGCTTTGGCGACGCGGCGGCTGCAGCCAGCGCGCAACACAGTTTGTTCGCGGCTTCGGCCGGGAGCTTCGGGGGACCACACGGCCACACGGACGCCGCGGGCCACCTCCTCTTCCCCGGCCTTCACGAGCAGGCTGCGGGCCATGCATCGCCCAATGTGGTCAACGGGCAGATGAGGCTTGGCTTCTCGGGGGACATGTACCCGCGGCCCGAGCAGTACGGCCAGGTGACCAGCCCGCGTTCAGAGCACTATGCCGCGCCGCAGCTGCACGGCTACGGGCCCATGAACGTGAACATGGCCGCTCACCACGGCGCCGGCGCCTTCTTCCGCTACATGCGCCAGCCCATCAAACAGGAGCTCATCTGCAAGTGGATCGAGCCTGAGCAGCTGGCCAACCCCAAAAAGTCGTGCAACAAAACTTTCAGCACGATGCACGAGCTGGTCACGCACGTCACCGTGGAGCACGTCGGCGGCCCGGAGCAGAGCAACCACATCTGCTTCTGGGAGGAGTGTCCGCGCGAGGGCAAGCCCTTCAAAGCCAAATacaaactggtcaaccacatcCGCGTGCACACCGGCGAGAAGCCCTTCCCCTGCCCCTTCCCGGGCTGCGGCAAGGTCTTCGCGCGCTCCGAGAACCTAAAGATCCACAAAAGGACGCACACAG GGGAAAAGCCCTTCAAGTGTGAGTTCGAGGGCTGCGACCGCCGCTTTGCCAACAGCAGCGACCGCAAGAAGCACATGCACGTGCACACGAGCGACAAGCCGTATCTCTGCAAGATGTGTGACAAGTCCTACACGCACCCCAGCTCGCTGCGCAAGCACATGAAG GTCCATGAGTCCTCCTCGCAGGGCTCGCAGCCTTCGCCTGCCGCCAGCTCGGGCTACGAGTCCTCCACGCCGCCCACCATCGTGTCTCCCTCCACAGACAACCCGACCACCAGCTCCCTGTCGCCCTCCTCCTCCGCGGTGCACCACACAGCCGCCCACGGCGCGCTCTCCTCCAATTTTAACGAATGGTACGTTTAA